In Maylandia zebra isolate NMK-2024a linkage group LG12, Mzebra_GT3a, whole genome shotgun sequence, a single genomic region encodes these proteins:
- the foxb2 gene encoding forkhead box protein B2, which translates to MPRPGKNSYSDQKPPYSYISLTAMAIQNSAEKMLPLSDIYKFIMDRFPYYRENTQRWQNSLRHNLSFNDCFIKIPRRPDQPGKGSFWALHPDCGDMFENGSFLRRRKRFKVLRAEHMTCKSSPMMHYFHHHHHHPGSKLGTASSHHDHSAAPPNVGRLPHFQGYGGITCAQPGGFKHPFAIENIIGRDYKGVMASGLPLTSVMHHLGYPVPPQLSSMVNSMWPHVGMLSESMGGVSVPASSEYAPFSVSAKGLYHNANGQTLPAVPVPIKPTPSLGPVPGLTGLQSGPAQICSPSSLMEKSDLLEGKGNPLHPALLLS; encoded by the coding sequence ATGCCTCGTCCAGGGAAAAACTCTTACAGCGACCAGAAGCCTCCGTACTCCTACATATCACTCACAGCGATGGCTATTCAGAACTCAGCTGAAAAGATGCTGCCTCTGAGTGACATTTATAAGTTCATCATGGATCGCTTTCCATATTATCGAGAGAATACCCAGAGATGGCAGAATTCCCTGCGACACAACCTCTCATTTAACGACTGCTTCATCAAGATACCCCGTCGGCCTGATCAGCCGGGGAAAGGCAGCTTCTGGGCTCTTCATCCGGACTGCGGTGACATGTTTGAGAACGGCAGCTTCCTGAGGAGACGGAAGCGCTTCAAGGTGCTGCGTGCCGAGCATATGACCTGCAAGAGTTCCCCCATGATGCACTATttccaccatcaccaccatcacccTGGCAGCAAGTTGGGCACTGCATCCAGCCACCACGACCACTCAGCCGCCCCTCCAAACGTGGGTCGCCTTCCTCACTTTCAGGGTTACGGGGGCATCACTTGCGCACAGCCCGGTGGGTTTAAACACCCATTTGCCATAGAGAACATTATAGGAAGGGACTACAAGGGTGTGATGGCCAGTGGGCTTCCCCTTACCTCGGTTATGCACCATCTGGGTTACCCGGTGCCCCCCCAGCTCAGCAGCATGGTCAATTCTATGTGGCCGCACGTCGGCATGCTCTCAGAGTCTATGGGTGGCGTATCCGTGCCAGCATCATCCGAGTACGCACCATTCAGCGTGTCAGCCAAGGGCCTGTACCACAACGCCAACGGGCAAACCCTGCCAGCCGTTCCAGTGCCAATAAAACCCACCCCGTCCCTGGGCCCCGTGCCGGGTTTGACGGGTCTGCAGTCCGGCCCGGCCCAGATCTGCTCACCGTCCTCACTGATGGAGAAAAGTGATCTGCTAGAGGGAAAAGGGAACCCTCTACACCCGGCCCTCCTGCTGTCCTAA